In Bythopirellula goksoeyrii, a single window of DNA contains:
- a CDS encoding ATP-dependent Clp protease proteolytic subunit yields the protein MSLVPFVIEKSGREERAMDIYSRLLKDRIVLMGSAVNDDVANSIVAQLLFLQSDDPKADIHYYINSPGGSVTAGMAIYDTMQFVTCDVATYCLGQAASMGALLLAAGAAGKRHALPNSRIMIHQPSAGMEGTAEDIMIHATEYRKTKDKLNRILIEHTGQTLEQIERDTDRDHFMSAADACEYRIIDKVIEKMEM from the coding sequence ATGTCGCTAGTTCCCTTTGTCATCGAAAAATCAGGCCGCGAAGAGCGGGCCATGGACATCTACAGCCGTTTGCTCAAGGACCGCATTGTCCTGATGGGCTCCGCTGTGAACGACGATGTTGCCAACAGCATTGTGGCTCAATTGCTGTTTCTTCAGTCCGATGATCCCAAGGCAGATATCCACTACTACATTAACTCCCCTGGGGGCAGTGTCACTGCTGGAATGGCTATCTATGACACCATGCAGTTTGTCACTTGTGATGTAGCTACTTATTGCCTGGGCCAAGCAGCCTCTATGGGGGCCTTGCTCTTGGCTGCTGGCGCTGCTGGCAAACGGCATGCCCTGCCAAACTCCCGTATCATGATTCATCAGCCTTCTGCCGGAATGGAAGGCACCGCCGAGGATATCATGATCCATGCGACCGAGTACCGCAAAACCAAAGACAAGCTCAACCGCATCTTGATCGAGCACACGGGCCAGACCCTCGAGCAAATCGAGCGAGATACCGACCGCGACCATTTCATGTCCGCAGCCGACGCCTGCGAATATCGAATCATCGATAAAGTCATCGAGAAAATGGAAATGTAG
- a CDS encoding ASCH domain-containing protein, giving the protein MLLFKKKFLPAIRSREKTQTIRLWKHRMMRDGQRSYIPGAGYITIDSVQEVKIDELTDADAIPDGFPTALALQAELDSLYADKIAAGYQAYRVVFHLQDPQPSK; this is encoded by the coding sequence ATGCTCTTGTTCAAGAAGAAGTTTCTGCCCGCCATTCGTAGCAGAGAAAAAACCCAAACGATTCGTTTGTGGAAGCATCGTATGATGCGTGACGGCCAGCGGAGCTATATCCCTGGTGCAGGCTACATCACGATAGACAGCGTGCAGGAAGTCAAGATTGATGAACTAACCGACGCCGACGCTATCCCAGATGGATTTCCCACAGCCTTGGCACTGCAGGCTGAACTCGATTCTCTCTACGCGGACAAAATAGCAGCAGGCTACCAGGCCTATCGCGTCGTGTTTCACTTGCAGGATCCTCAGCCATCTAAGTGA
- a CDS encoding ClpP family protease — translation MNYETSAENSFDPRFAAAMRDYQRQRQMTLGDLLLENRVIFLQGEIYDGNANELVMKLLYLQSENRRKDIHFYINSPGGSVSSTLAIYDTMQMISPPVATYCVGLAASGGAVLLAGGEKGKRFALKHSKVMIHQPHGGVGGQVSDIEIQANEIIRTREILNGILAEHTGKTIEEIHKACDRDHYMTATEAMEYGVVDDILIKQPALGGEPEDDDDD, via the coding sequence ATGAATTACGAAACGTCGGCCGAGAATTCCTTCGATCCTCGGTTTGCCGCTGCGATGCGCGACTACCAGCGTCAGCGTCAGATGACACTGGGCGATCTCTTGCTGGAAAACCGTGTGATCTTTCTGCAGGGCGAAATCTACGATGGCAATGCCAATGAGCTTGTCATGAAACTGCTCTATTTGCAAAGCGAGAACCGTCGCAAGGATATCCATTTCTACATCAATTCGCCTGGTGGCAGTGTGAGTTCAACGCTTGCGATCTACGATACCATGCAGATGATTTCCCCTCCCGTGGCTACCTATTGCGTGGGGTTGGCTGCTAGTGGTGGCGCAGTTCTGCTCGCTGGTGGAGAAAAGGGAAAACGCTTCGCGCTCAAACATTCAAAAGTCATGATTCATCAGCCCCATGGCGGAGTGGGAGGCCAGGTCTCGGATATTGAGATCCAAGCCAATGAGATCATCCGCACTAGGGAAATCCTCAATGGCATCTTGGCTGAGCACACTGGCAAAACCATCGAAGAAATCCACAAAGCTTGTGATCGCGACCACTATATGACTGCTACTGAGGCCATGGAATACGGTGTCGTCGATGACATTCTTATTAAACAACCCGCACTAGGTGGAGAACCGGAAGACGACGATGACGATTGA
- the tig gene encoding trigger factor yields the protein MADEEQQADTLTAEEDQPLNLQVEVTSPSDCERHVTVTVSREDIDRYMNDAYSELMPSANVPGFRIGRAPRKLVESKFKKEIAEQIKGSLLMDSLTQISEEQSFTAISEPDLNLDAVEVPDDGPMTFEFDIEVRPEFDMPKWKGAKIERPVRDFTPADVDQHLEKMLARYGQLVPHEGTAEEGDYLTVNITTSCDGKQLEKEEEHVLRIRQKLSFRDGEIADFAKLMGGAKAGDHRKVELELTQDAPNESLRGKKINVDFEVLEVKKLKLPELNEEFLAEIGDFKTEGDLRDAIGDSLKRQLEYEQQQKIRSQISALLTKSADWQLPPSLLKRQSARELERTVMELRRAGFNEAEIRARENVLRQNSAASTARSLKEHFILERIAEEENIEAQEGDFEKEIFLIAMQSGESPRRVRAQIEKRGLMDVLQNQIVERKVLELVQEHAKFSDKPFEPENLDVEAVNLAAGGGEGPASASEPAPESTEATES from the coding sequence ATGGCAGACGAAGAACAACAAGCAGATACGCTGACCGCTGAGGAAGATCAGCCACTCAACCTTCAGGTGGAGGTCACCAGTCCCAGCGATTGCGAACGTCACGTGACCGTGACCGTCTCACGCGAGGACATCGATCGTTATATGAACGATGCCTACAGTGAGCTGATGCCGAGCGCTAACGTACCGGGGTTCCGTATCGGTCGGGCTCCTCGCAAGTTGGTGGAAAGCAAGTTCAAAAAAGAAATCGCCGAGCAGATCAAGGGATCTTTGCTCATGGATAGCTTGACTCAGATTAGCGAGGAACAATCCTTTACCGCGATCAGCGAGCCCGATCTGAATCTCGATGCCGTGGAGGTCCCCGATGACGGGCCAATGACGTTTGAGTTCGACATCGAAGTTCGCCCTGAATTCGACATGCCGAAATGGAAGGGTGCAAAAATCGAGCGTCCTGTGCGTGATTTTACGCCCGCCGACGTCGATCAGCATTTGGAAAAGATGTTGGCTCGCTACGGACAACTTGTTCCTCACGAGGGGACTGCCGAGGAAGGGGACTACCTGACGGTCAATATCACGACCTCGTGCGATGGAAAACAACTCGAAAAAGAAGAAGAACACGTTCTGCGAATTCGTCAGAAGCTCAGCTTCCGCGATGGCGAAATCGCTGACTTCGCGAAACTGATGGGTGGTGCCAAGGCCGGGGACCACCGCAAGGTGGAGTTGGAACTTACCCAGGATGCTCCGAACGAATCCCTTCGCGGGAAAAAAATTAACGTGGACTTCGAAGTACTAGAAGTCAAGAAACTGAAGCTCCCCGAGTTGAACGAAGAATTTCTCGCGGAAATAGGGGACTTCAAGACCGAGGGCGACCTTCGCGACGCAATCGGCGACAGCCTCAAACGGCAACTCGAGTATGAGCAGCAACAAAAAATCCGCTCCCAGATCTCCGCTCTGCTCACCAAATCGGCAGATTGGCAATTGCCGCCATCCTTGTTGAAACGACAGAGTGCCCGGGAATTGGAACGCACCGTCATGGAATTACGCCGGGCTGGTTTCAATGAAGCTGAGATTCGTGCCCGTGAAAATGTCCTTCGTCAGAACAGTGCCGCCTCAACAGCCCGCAGCCTGAAAGAACATTTCATTCTTGAGCGGATCGCTGAAGAAGAGAACATTGAAGCCCAAGAGGGCGATTTTGAGAAAGAAATCTTCTTGATTGCCATGCAGAGTGGCGAGTCGCCTCGTCGTGTGCGTGCCCAGATTGAGAAACGCGGCCTGATGGACGTATTGCAGAATCAGATCGTCGAGCGCAAGGTGCTTGAACTAGTGCAAGAACATGCCAAGTTTTCCGACAAACCCTTTGAGCCGGAGAATCTCGACGTCGAAGCAGTGAATCTAGCCGCCGGTGGTGGAGAAGGTCCCGCGTCTGCGAGCGAACCAGCACCAGAATCAACTGAGGCCACCGAAAGCTGA